A genomic segment from Anas platyrhynchos isolate ZD024472 breed Pekin duck chromosome 5, IASCAAS_PekinDuck_T2T, whole genome shotgun sequence encodes:
- the PHRF1 gene encoding PHD and RING finger domain-containing protein 1 isoform X1 gives MDDDSQDELINKNAALGKGKRQSLALLSETESNGGNSCESEDDTGSEEEDDSEEEGGEEDKEESEDEELEDCEDDDEEEEEEAGGGMTDALKLEPHLNVANVSSDEDGENCPICLNTFRDQAVGTPENCSHYFCLDCIVEWSKNANSCPVDRILFKYISIRAHFGGKILKKIPVENTQTQGNDGEDDPTFCEVCGRSDREDRLLLCDGCDAGYHMECLNPPLSEVPVDEWFCPACAPMGISAAADTDHVSEEEVAALVADVIPTTSRLRPHVRTRAIARTRQSERVRATVNRNRITTAQQIQHVPRYLMSSLLDETIEAVVAGLNTAIYQRPLTPRAPARQKRKTGRRKKVAGKKRAQTKSSVGKKTSGTQLKRRKRLMKKRRGKKIRVRSHVKNEVTTRSRIARTLGLSKPVRGASIPSIYKPTEPSLGLMRADIGAASLSVFGDPYELDPYESNEEVPANPDSPVSAKRRVLSQSALRSHRPVARPVSVGLPRSSVPALSPDHEAEAAPVPDLLGSILSGQSILMMSSSDVVINRDGSLTAKKAAPLHRKSAKDSRPDDDLGRKPQLSTVHSGTMASSSIAGPSASLGLNTRTRPTSSSLFSSPSPSLSRVEPAANPAQTTSEKATVKSEFSMTPRSVQTHSIASLSGHGSKSDEMPRFNGNSKNFAPTNSSSKPPSCNLNSGSKTVTVRQPLKPPLKRVDIFELPRIPKIKKETSSKQVEPEPTGSQSCDIPSSCITQLTGKESANQPGKGSRVESQKSNAKESQQQTRTSGASFSTNAGVYSSSSLLGTSRSKGPSSFESFKINIPGNVGTSSRLPNPGFCNTFRPVDDKVQQKETPSPLFSVKKKQVKSEIYDPFEPTGSDSSSASSSPERLGSGIPLTNITRTISIENPKVQTFQTVRRFTPYTVENIFGSGAESDVPSSNTESHEDVPAESRIVEQISDTEERDNMDEEDFLSGPCTSSVVKQISNAEPLKEEGREGPNVFFNAEELIRPSISVKLEPEPESPSKNDGQQKGQKTEQPEKRSRSRSCSNSSSRSRKKVKRKKAVVKDHKRSRSGSRDRARSRDRSSRSTSWSGGEEHSKTHTSKPKNKRSSTDRSSSHERSKKKKMKDKTKDKKAKSSWSRERRKSRSRSGSPGSTSEFYENRKKKRRSRSRSRRRDRSRSNSTERTKRRKHRRDKSYERYEKDSSVRSRERKRSRSRSRERRKWRSRSRSASRSREHKSSKSKEKRPRSRSRSKERKHRSKETSLPPQPEKDQKPPAEDVPSCPEQSHSFKQEPKEELVLEQFSITIQPNVKVEEVQAETSVQQREAQETIKVEPICEEVASEAAFRVPEITNSCVPIGSMDSLAETELMTSSDPALLGSCSNTNLEITVKIENTALCPPLMEPPPKKEVIVQVQPEAEPIQSSSKSKITDCVREVKDECLVSTEKTSDFTKPELEVVPQGPALKSKAPVKRVTWNLQEEESGALSAGKAPRMPFYKLQRAKEGAWKAEDLNQTLNQVFCQNLPLTPPLPSSLPPYAPVSQPTVQFIMQGSLPALGCVAGQSLTPEPGSLATASEPGIQAASVGNAEEKIKVPKPPVDKTKNEEYMKKLHMQERAVEEVKLAIKPFYQKREITKEEYKNILRKAVQKICHSKSGEINPMKVANLVKAYVEKYKHMRKHKKSDGEDAREVEN, from the exons ATGGATGATGACAGCCAGGATGAGCTGATAAACAAGAACGCCGCGCTGGGCAAGGGCAAAAGGCAGAGTCTGGCACTCCTCAGTGAAACAG aaaGCAACGGTGGGAACAGCTGCGAGTCAGAAGATGACACCGGGAGTGAGGAGGAAGATGACTCTGAGGAAGAGGGAGGTGAGGAGGACAAAGAAGAAAGTGAAGATGAAGAATTAGAAG ATTGCGAAGATGacgatgaagaggaggaggaagaagctgGGGGGGGAATGACTGATGCTCTGAAATTAGAGCCACACCTAAACGTAGCAAATGTTTCCTCTGATGAGGATGGCGAAAACTGCCCCATTTGCCTCAACACGTTCAGAGATCAGGCCGTTGGGACTCCTGAGAACTGCTCCCATTACTTCTGCTTGGACTGCATTGTGGAGTGGTCAAAG AATGCAAACTCCTGCCCAGTGGATCGAATCCTCTTTAAGTACATTAGCATTCGGGCGCATTTTGGTGGTAAAATCTTAAAAAAG ATTCCTGTTGAGAACACACAAACTCAGGGTAACGATGGAGAGGATGATCCAACCTTCTGCGAGGTGTGTGGCAGAAGTGACCGTGAGGATCGCCTGCTGCTGTGCGATGGCTGTGATGCAGG gtATCATATGGAATGCCTTAACCCACCTCTGAGTGAAGTCCCTGTAGATGAATGGTTCTGTCCTGCCTGTGCTCCCATGGGtatcagtgctgctgcag atACAGATCACGTGAGTGAAGAAGAGGTTGCTGCCCTCGTGGCTGACGTTATTCCTACCACTAGCAGGCTACGTCCTCACGTCCGAACCCGAGCTATAGCCAGGACTCGGCAGAGTGAGCGAGTTCGGGCAACAGTGAACAGAAACCGGATAACAACTGCGCAACAAATTCAG CATGTGCCGAGGTACCTCATGTCCTCTCTTCTGGATGAAACAATTGAGGCAGTTGTAGCGGGCCTGAACACAGCCATTTACCAGCGTCCTCTTACACCGCGGGCTCCTGCtagacagaagagaaaaacag GTAGGAGGAAGAAGGTAGCAGGCAAAAAAAGAGCTCAGACAAAATCTTCTGTTGGGAAGAAGACGTCAGGGACGCAGCTGAAGAGACGCAAGCGTTtaatgaagaagagaagagggaaaaagatAAGAGTAAGATCGCAT GTAAAAAATGAGGTTACTACTCGCTCCCGTATTGCACGAACTCTCGGTCTTAGTAAACCTGTGCGTGGGGCCTCGATTCCTTCCATATACAAACCAACAGAGCCCTCACTTGGTCTGATGAGGGCAGACATTGGTGCAGCTTCTCTGTCCGTGTTTGGAGATCCATACGAGTTGGATCCTTATGAGAG CAACGAAGAAGTTCCAGCAAATCCAGATTCACCAGTGAGTGCCAAAAGGAGAGTTCTCTCCCAGTCAGCTCTGAGGTCTCACCGTCCTGTAGCTAGACCTGTTTCTGTAGGACTTCCCAG AAGCAGTGTACCTGCCTTGAGTCCTGATCACGAAGCAGAAGCTGCCCCCGTGCCTGATCTATTGGGAAGTATCCTGTCTGGACAGAGCATCCTCATGATGAGTAGTTCTGACGTGGTCATCAACAGAGATGGTTCTCTGACAGCAAAGAAGGCAG CTCCACTTCACAGAAAATCAGCAAAAGACTCGAGACCGGATGATGATTTGGGACGTAAACCCCAGCTGAGTACAGTGCACTCAGGGACCATGGCAAGCAGCTCCATTGCTGGACCTTCAGCTTCCTTGGGGCTGAATACTCGCACTAGACCCACCTCATCAAGTTTGTTTTCATCACCTTCACCCTCCCTGAGCAGGGTTGAGCCCGCAGCAAACCCTGCACAGACCACGTCAGAAAAGGCAACTGTAAAATCGGAATTTTCAATGACACCCAGGTCTGTTCAGACTCACAGTATAGCTAGCCTGAGTGGTCACGGCTCCAAGTCAGATGAAATGCCCAGATTTAATGGGAACTCTAAAAACTTTGCCCCCACTAATTCATCTTCAAAGCCCCCGAGCTGTAACTTGAATTCTGGTTCTAAGACTGTAACTGTGAGGCAACCATTAAAACCACCTCTCAAGAGAGTTGACATCTTTGAGCTTCCCAGGATACCAAAGATTAAAAAGGAAaccagcagcaagcaggtggAGCCAGAACCCACAGGAAGCCAAAGCTGCGacatccccagctcctgcatAACGCAGCTGACTGGCAAAGAGAGCGCTAATCAGCCGGGAAAGGGCAGCAGGGTGGAAAGTCAGAAGTCAAATGCCAAGGAATCTCAGCAGCAAACGCGTACGAGCGGGGCATCTTTTTCTACCAATGCAGGTGTGTATAGCAGTTCGTCACTTCTGGGCACTTCGAGGAGCAAAGGCCCGAGCTCTTTTGagagttttaaaattaatattcctGGAAATGTAGGGACTTCCAGCAGACTGCCTAACCCAGGGTTTTGTAACACCTTTCGCCCTGTGGATGACAAAGTGCAACAGAAAGAGACTCCTTCACCTCTTTTCTCAGTCAAGAAGAAGCAAGTCAAAAGTGAAATATACGATCCCTTTGAGCCAACAGGGTCAGACTCGAGTTCAGCAAGCAGTAGTCCTGAAAGGCTCGGCTCAGGGATCCCACTAACTAATATTACCAGGACTATTTCCATCGAAAATCCAAAAGTTCAAACATTTCAAACTGTTCGTCGTTTCACTCCTTACAcagtagaaaatatatttgggtCTGGGGCTGAATCTGATGTACCCTCTAGTAACACGGAGTCTCATGAAGACGTGCCAGCAGAAAGCAGGATTGTAGAACAGATCTCTGATACGGAGGAACGAGACAATATGGATGAGGAAGACTTTCTAAGCGGTCCTTGCACTTCATCTGTTGTTAAGCAAATCTCTAATGCAGAGCCTTTAAAGGAAGAAGGTAGAGAGGGCCCAAATGTGTTCTTTAATGCTGAAGAATTAATCAGACCTAGTATTAGTGTGAAACTAGAACCAGAACCAGAAAGTCCCTCAAAGAATGATGGGCAGCAAAAAGGCCAAAAGACGGAACAACCAGAGAAACGATCACGTTCCAGATCCTGTTCAAACTCCAGCTCCCGGAGCAGGAAGAAGGTGAAGAGGAAAAAGGCAGTTGTCAAAGACCATAAGAGATCCCGATCAGGGTCTAGGGACAGAGCACGCTCGAGGGACCGAAGTTCCAGATCTACGTCTTGGTCAGGTGGAGAGGAGCACAGCAAAACACACACCTCGAAACCCAAGAACAAGAGGTCTTCTACTGACCGTTCCAGCAGTCACGAGCgatccaaaaaaaagaaaatgaaggataaAACTAAGGataaaaaggcaaaatcttCTTGGTCTAGGGAGAGAAGGAAATCGAGGTCACGTTCAGGTAGTCCTGGAAGTACTTCTGAGTTTTatgaaaacaggaagaagaaaaggcgGTCTCGGTCAAGATCTAGACGGAGGGATCGTTCCCGCTCAAATAGCACTGAAAGGACTAAGAGGCGGAAACACAGGAGAGACAAGAGCTATGAGAGGTATGAAAAAGATAGTAGCGTGAGGtccagggagagaaagagatcAAGATCCAGGTCTCGAGAGAGGAGAAAGTGGAGGTCTCGGTCTCGGTCTGCATCTCGATCTCGGGAGCACAAAAGCagcaaatcaaaagaaaaaaggccaCGATCGAGATCACGTTCcaaagaaaggaaacacagGTCAAAAGAGACCTCGCTTCCTCCCCAGCCGGAAAAAGATCAAAAGCCTCCAGCTGAAGATGTACCCAGCTGTCCAGAGCAATCCCATTCCTTCAAACAGGAGCCAAAGGAAGAGCTAGTACTGGAGCAGTTTTCCATAACCATCCAACCCAACGTCAAAGTTGAGGAAGTACAGGCTGAGACCTCCGTGCAACAGAGGGAGGCCCAAGAAACTATAAAGGTAGAGCCTATTTGTGAGGAAGTGGCAAGTGAAGCTGCATTCCGTGTGCCAGAGATCACAAACAGCTGTGTTCCAATTGGCAGCATGGATTCTTTGGCTGAAACTGAATTAATGACTAGCAGTGATCCAGCATTGCTTGGTAGCTGTAGCAATACGAACCTGGAGATTAcagttaaaatagaaaatactgCGCTGTGTCCGCCTCTGATGGAGCCACCTCCAAAGAAAGAGGTTATCGTGCAAGTTCAGCCTGAGGCTGAGCCAATTCAAAGCTCAtccaaaagcaaaataacagaTTGTGTGAGAGAGGTTAAAGATGAGTGCCTTGTGTCAACGGAGAAAACCAGTGATTTCACTAAACCTGAACTGGAGGTGGTACCTCAGGGTCCCGCGTTGAAATCTAAAGCACCAGTGAAAAGAGTGACCTGGAATCTTCAAGAGGAAGAGAGCGGTGCGTTGTCTGCTGGAAAAGCTCCAC GGATGCCGTTTTACAAACTTCAGCGAGCAAAAGAAGGGGCCTGGAAGGCAGAGGACTTGAACCAAACATTAAATCAG GTGTTCTGTCAAAATCTACCTTTGACGCCACCTCTGCCCTCGAGCCTCCCACCCTACGCGCCCGTCAGCCAGCCCACGGTTCAGTTCATCATGCAGGGCAGCCTGCCAGCGCTTGGCTGCGTGGCGGGGCAGAGCCTGACTCCAGAGCCGGGCAGCTTGGCTACTGCCTCTGAGCCAGGAATTCAAGCTGCTTCTGTtggaaatgcagaagaaaagatCAAAGTACCGAAACCTCCAGTGGATAAAACGAAGAATGAGGAA TACATGAAGAAGCTTCACATGCAGGAAAGAGCTGTGGAAGAAGTGAAACTTGCCATTAAACCTTTTTACCAGAAGAGGGAGATTACGAAGGAGGAATATAAGAACATTCTTCGAAAAGCTGTGCAAAAG ATCTGCCACAGCAAAAGTGGAGAGATCAACCCTATGAAGGTAGCTAATCTGGTGAAGGCGTATgtggaaaaatacaaacatatGAGGAAACATAAGAAGTCTGATGGTGAAGATGCACGTGAAGTGGAAAACTGA
- the PHRF1 gene encoding PHD and RING finger domain-containing protein 1 isoform X2 — protein sequence MDDDSQDELINKNAALGKGKRQSLALLSETESNGGNSCESEDDTGSEEEDDSEEEGGEEDKEESEDEELEDCEDDDEEEEEEAGGGMTDALKLEPHLNVANVSSDEDGENCPICLNTFRDQAVGTPENCSHYFCLDCIVEWSKNANSCPVDRILFKYISIRAHFGGKILKKIPVENTQTQGNDGEDDPTFCEVCGRSDREDRLLLCDGCDAGYHMECLNPPLSEVPVDEWFCPACAPMGISAAADTDHVSEEEVAALVADVIPTTSRLRPHVRTRAIARTRQSERVRATVNRNRITTAQQIQHVPRYLMSSLLDETIEAVVAGLNTAIYQRPLTPRAPARQKRKTGRRKKVAGKKRAQTKSSVGKKTSGTQLKRRKRLMKKRRGKKIRVKNEVTTRSRIARTLGLSKPVRGASIPSIYKPTEPSLGLMRADIGAASLSVFGDPYELDPYESNEEVPANPDSPVSAKRRVLSQSALRSHRPVARPVSVGLPRSSVPALSPDHEAEAAPVPDLLGSILSGQSILMMSSSDVVINRDGSLTAKKAAPLHRKSAKDSRPDDDLGRKPQLSTVHSGTMASSSIAGPSASLGLNTRTRPTSSSLFSSPSPSLSRVEPAANPAQTTSEKATVKSEFSMTPRSVQTHSIASLSGHGSKSDEMPRFNGNSKNFAPTNSSSKPPSCNLNSGSKTVTVRQPLKPPLKRVDIFELPRIPKIKKETSSKQVEPEPTGSQSCDIPSSCITQLTGKESANQPGKGSRVESQKSNAKESQQQTRTSGASFSTNAGVYSSSSLLGTSRSKGPSSFESFKINIPGNVGTSSRLPNPGFCNTFRPVDDKVQQKETPSPLFSVKKKQVKSEIYDPFEPTGSDSSSASSSPERLGSGIPLTNITRTISIENPKVQTFQTVRRFTPYTVENIFGSGAESDVPSSNTESHEDVPAESRIVEQISDTEERDNMDEEDFLSGPCTSSVVKQISNAEPLKEEGREGPNVFFNAEELIRPSISVKLEPEPESPSKNDGQQKGQKTEQPEKRSRSRSCSNSSSRSRKKVKRKKAVVKDHKRSRSGSRDRARSRDRSSRSTSWSGGEEHSKTHTSKPKNKRSSTDRSSSHERSKKKKMKDKTKDKKAKSSWSRERRKSRSRSGSPGSTSEFYENRKKKRRSRSRSRRRDRSRSNSTERTKRRKHRRDKSYERYEKDSSVRSRERKRSRSRSRERRKWRSRSRSASRSREHKSSKSKEKRPRSRSRSKERKHRSKETSLPPQPEKDQKPPAEDVPSCPEQSHSFKQEPKEELVLEQFSITIQPNVKVEEVQAETSVQQREAQETIKVEPICEEVASEAAFRVPEITNSCVPIGSMDSLAETELMTSSDPALLGSCSNTNLEITVKIENTALCPPLMEPPPKKEVIVQVQPEAEPIQSSSKSKITDCVREVKDECLVSTEKTSDFTKPELEVVPQGPALKSKAPVKRVTWNLQEEESGALSAGKAPRMPFYKLQRAKEGAWKAEDLNQTLNQVFCQNLPLTPPLPSSLPPYAPVSQPTVQFIMQGSLPALGCVAGQSLTPEPGSLATASEPGIQAASVGNAEEKIKVPKPPVDKTKNEEYMKKLHMQERAVEEVKLAIKPFYQKREITKEEYKNILRKAVQKICHSKSGEINPMKVANLVKAYVEKYKHMRKHKKSDGEDAREVEN from the exons ATGGATGATGACAGCCAGGATGAGCTGATAAACAAGAACGCCGCGCTGGGCAAGGGCAAAAGGCAGAGTCTGGCACTCCTCAGTGAAACAG aaaGCAACGGTGGGAACAGCTGCGAGTCAGAAGATGACACCGGGAGTGAGGAGGAAGATGACTCTGAGGAAGAGGGAGGTGAGGAGGACAAAGAAGAAAGTGAAGATGAAGAATTAGAAG ATTGCGAAGATGacgatgaagaggaggaggaagaagctgGGGGGGGAATGACTGATGCTCTGAAATTAGAGCCACACCTAAACGTAGCAAATGTTTCCTCTGATGAGGATGGCGAAAACTGCCCCATTTGCCTCAACACGTTCAGAGATCAGGCCGTTGGGACTCCTGAGAACTGCTCCCATTACTTCTGCTTGGACTGCATTGTGGAGTGGTCAAAG AATGCAAACTCCTGCCCAGTGGATCGAATCCTCTTTAAGTACATTAGCATTCGGGCGCATTTTGGTGGTAAAATCTTAAAAAAG ATTCCTGTTGAGAACACACAAACTCAGGGTAACGATGGAGAGGATGATCCAACCTTCTGCGAGGTGTGTGGCAGAAGTGACCGTGAGGATCGCCTGCTGCTGTGCGATGGCTGTGATGCAGG gtATCATATGGAATGCCTTAACCCACCTCTGAGTGAAGTCCCTGTAGATGAATGGTTCTGTCCTGCCTGTGCTCCCATGGGtatcagtgctgctgcag atACAGATCACGTGAGTGAAGAAGAGGTTGCTGCCCTCGTGGCTGACGTTATTCCTACCACTAGCAGGCTACGTCCTCACGTCCGAACCCGAGCTATAGCCAGGACTCGGCAGAGTGAGCGAGTTCGGGCAACAGTGAACAGAAACCGGATAACAACTGCGCAACAAATTCAG CATGTGCCGAGGTACCTCATGTCCTCTCTTCTGGATGAAACAATTGAGGCAGTTGTAGCGGGCCTGAACACAGCCATTTACCAGCGTCCTCTTACACCGCGGGCTCCTGCtagacagaagagaaaaacag GTAGGAGGAAGAAGGTAGCAGGCAAAAAAAGAGCTCAGACAAAATCTTCTGTTGGGAAGAAGACGTCAGGGACGCAGCTGAAGAGACGCAAGCGTTtaatgaagaagagaagagggaaaaagatAAGA GTAAAAAATGAGGTTACTACTCGCTCCCGTATTGCACGAACTCTCGGTCTTAGTAAACCTGTGCGTGGGGCCTCGATTCCTTCCATATACAAACCAACAGAGCCCTCACTTGGTCTGATGAGGGCAGACATTGGTGCAGCTTCTCTGTCCGTGTTTGGAGATCCATACGAGTTGGATCCTTATGAGAG CAACGAAGAAGTTCCAGCAAATCCAGATTCACCAGTGAGTGCCAAAAGGAGAGTTCTCTCCCAGTCAGCTCTGAGGTCTCACCGTCCTGTAGCTAGACCTGTTTCTGTAGGACTTCCCAG AAGCAGTGTACCTGCCTTGAGTCCTGATCACGAAGCAGAAGCTGCCCCCGTGCCTGATCTATTGGGAAGTATCCTGTCTGGACAGAGCATCCTCATGATGAGTAGTTCTGACGTGGTCATCAACAGAGATGGTTCTCTGACAGCAAAGAAGGCAG CTCCACTTCACAGAAAATCAGCAAAAGACTCGAGACCGGATGATGATTTGGGACGTAAACCCCAGCTGAGTACAGTGCACTCAGGGACCATGGCAAGCAGCTCCATTGCTGGACCTTCAGCTTCCTTGGGGCTGAATACTCGCACTAGACCCACCTCATCAAGTTTGTTTTCATCACCTTCACCCTCCCTGAGCAGGGTTGAGCCCGCAGCAAACCCTGCACAGACCACGTCAGAAAAGGCAACTGTAAAATCGGAATTTTCAATGACACCCAGGTCTGTTCAGACTCACAGTATAGCTAGCCTGAGTGGTCACGGCTCCAAGTCAGATGAAATGCCCAGATTTAATGGGAACTCTAAAAACTTTGCCCCCACTAATTCATCTTCAAAGCCCCCGAGCTGTAACTTGAATTCTGGTTCTAAGACTGTAACTGTGAGGCAACCATTAAAACCACCTCTCAAGAGAGTTGACATCTTTGAGCTTCCCAGGATACCAAAGATTAAAAAGGAAaccagcagcaagcaggtggAGCCAGAACCCACAGGAAGCCAAAGCTGCGacatccccagctcctgcatAACGCAGCTGACTGGCAAAGAGAGCGCTAATCAGCCGGGAAAGGGCAGCAGGGTGGAAAGTCAGAAGTCAAATGCCAAGGAATCTCAGCAGCAAACGCGTACGAGCGGGGCATCTTTTTCTACCAATGCAGGTGTGTATAGCAGTTCGTCACTTCTGGGCACTTCGAGGAGCAAAGGCCCGAGCTCTTTTGagagttttaaaattaatattcctGGAAATGTAGGGACTTCCAGCAGACTGCCTAACCCAGGGTTTTGTAACACCTTTCGCCCTGTGGATGACAAAGTGCAACAGAAAGAGACTCCTTCACCTCTTTTCTCAGTCAAGAAGAAGCAAGTCAAAAGTGAAATATACGATCCCTTTGAGCCAACAGGGTCAGACTCGAGTTCAGCAAGCAGTAGTCCTGAAAGGCTCGGCTCAGGGATCCCACTAACTAATATTACCAGGACTATTTCCATCGAAAATCCAAAAGTTCAAACATTTCAAACTGTTCGTCGTTTCACTCCTTACAcagtagaaaatatatttgggtCTGGGGCTGAATCTGATGTACCCTCTAGTAACACGGAGTCTCATGAAGACGTGCCAGCAGAAAGCAGGATTGTAGAACAGATCTCTGATACGGAGGAACGAGACAATATGGATGAGGAAGACTTTCTAAGCGGTCCTTGCACTTCATCTGTTGTTAAGCAAATCTCTAATGCAGAGCCTTTAAAGGAAGAAGGTAGAGAGGGCCCAAATGTGTTCTTTAATGCTGAAGAATTAATCAGACCTAGTATTAGTGTGAAACTAGAACCAGAACCAGAAAGTCCCTCAAAGAATGATGGGCAGCAAAAAGGCCAAAAGACGGAACAACCAGAGAAACGATCACGTTCCAGATCCTGTTCAAACTCCAGCTCCCGGAGCAGGAAGAAGGTGAAGAGGAAAAAGGCAGTTGTCAAAGACCATAAGAGATCCCGATCAGGGTCTAGGGACAGAGCACGCTCGAGGGACCGAAGTTCCAGATCTACGTCTTGGTCAGGTGGAGAGGAGCACAGCAAAACACACACCTCGAAACCCAAGAACAAGAGGTCTTCTACTGACCGTTCCAGCAGTCACGAGCgatccaaaaaaaagaaaatgaaggataaAACTAAGGataaaaaggcaaaatcttCTTGGTCTAGGGAGAGAAGGAAATCGAGGTCACGTTCAGGTAGTCCTGGAAGTACTTCTGAGTTTTatgaaaacaggaagaagaaaaggcgGTCTCGGTCAAGATCTAGACGGAGGGATCGTTCCCGCTCAAATAGCACTGAAAGGACTAAGAGGCGGAAACACAGGAGAGACAAGAGCTATGAGAGGTATGAAAAAGATAGTAGCGTGAGGtccagggagagaaagagatcAAGATCCAGGTCTCGAGAGAGGAGAAAGTGGAGGTCTCGGTCTCGGTCTGCATCTCGATCTCGGGAGCACAAAAGCagcaaatcaaaagaaaaaaggccaCGATCGAGATCACGTTCcaaagaaaggaaacacagGTCAAAAGAGACCTCGCTTCCTCCCCAGCCGGAAAAAGATCAAAAGCCTCCAGCTGAAGATGTACCCAGCTGTCCAGAGCAATCCCATTCCTTCAAACAGGAGCCAAAGGAAGAGCTAGTACTGGAGCAGTTTTCCATAACCATCCAACCCAACGTCAAAGTTGAGGAAGTACAGGCTGAGACCTCCGTGCAACAGAGGGAGGCCCAAGAAACTATAAAGGTAGAGCCTATTTGTGAGGAAGTGGCAAGTGAAGCTGCATTCCGTGTGCCAGAGATCACAAACAGCTGTGTTCCAATTGGCAGCATGGATTCTTTGGCTGAAACTGAATTAATGACTAGCAGTGATCCAGCATTGCTTGGTAGCTGTAGCAATACGAACCTGGAGATTAcagttaaaatagaaaatactgCGCTGTGTCCGCCTCTGATGGAGCCACCTCCAAAGAAAGAGGTTATCGTGCAAGTTCAGCCTGAGGCTGAGCCAATTCAAAGCTCAtccaaaagcaaaataacagaTTGTGTGAGAGAGGTTAAAGATGAGTGCCTTGTGTCAACGGAGAAAACCAGTGATTTCACTAAACCTGAACTGGAGGTGGTACCTCAGGGTCCCGCGTTGAAATCTAAAGCACCAGTGAAAAGAGTGACCTGGAATCTTCAAGAGGAAGAGAGCGGTGCGTTGTCTGCTGGAAAAGCTCCAC GGATGCCGTTTTACAAACTTCAGCGAGCAAAAGAAGGGGCCTGGAAGGCAGAGGACTTGAACCAAACATTAAATCAG GTGTTCTGTCAAAATCTACCTTTGACGCCACCTCTGCCCTCGAGCCTCCCACCCTACGCGCCCGTCAGCCAGCCCACGGTTCAGTTCATCATGCAGGGCAGCCTGCCAGCGCTTGGCTGCGTGGCGGGGCAGAGCCTGACTCCAGAGCCGGGCAGCTTGGCTACTGCCTCTGAGCCAGGAATTCAAGCTGCTTCTGTtggaaatgcagaagaaaagatCAAAGTACCGAAACCTCCAGTGGATAAAACGAAGAATGAGGAA TACATGAAGAAGCTTCACATGCAGGAAAGAGCTGTGGAAGAAGTGAAACTTGCCATTAAACCTTTTTACCAGAAGAGGGAGATTACGAAGGAGGAATATAAGAACATTCTTCGAAAAGCTGTGCAAAAG ATCTGCCACAGCAAAAGTGGAGAGATCAACCCTATGAAGGTAGCTAATCTGGTGAAGGCGTATgtggaaaaatacaaacatatGAGGAAACATAAGAAGTCTGATGGTGAAGATGCACGTGAAGTGGAAAACTGA